In one Anticarsia gemmatalis isolate Benzon Research Colony breed Stoneville strain chromosome 9, ilAntGemm2 primary, whole genome shotgun sequence genomic region, the following are encoded:
- the LOC142975663 gene encoding uncharacterized protein LOC142975663, whose product MMEDILFLVLAMEPRVRASPEQFSILLDYMERHGDLSRPQQGPQGRIKSERMWNELANTLNSLGGGVIKSPDKWKKVWADWKTKTKKKYLTLRRQATRTGGGPSNRLILTALEERVVAIIGVSAVVGQAGIEEHGFNITSNEPGLDLNEMQVSASALEVDNQNVHNIMNLATPGSSGIHNLSQQLYDTNVSAQATSASTPIFIPSPPPRTPSPPPLTPTPAPRTQAAPRAPMPPRTPPPRNNRQLAADSPRSTATTPRRALLRARRNRGLTPFERASQEFASIERRRLEHEEARDKRLHERDMESLRLEAERLRMEAQRTEVAKQHNQLLHQLCVLGQHVIDVISQQRQLGSLPSTDPI is encoded by the exons ATGATGGAGGatattctttttcttgttttagCGATGGAACCGAGAGTACGGGCTAGCCCAGAGCAATTTTCAATTCTTTTAGATTATATGGAAAg GCATGGAGACCTATCGAGACCCCAGCAAGGTCCTCAAGGACGAATTAAAAGTGAGAGAATGTGGAATGAACTCGCTAACACATTAAATTCTCTTGGTGGTGGCGTTATAAAGTCACCGGATAAATGGAAAAAA GTTTGGGCCGACTggaaaaccaaaacaaaaaagaaatatttaactttaagacGACAAGCAACTCGCACTGGTGGTGGTCCAAGCAACAGACTGATTTTAACTGCTTTGGAAGAAAGGGTGGTGGCGATTATTGGAGTATCTGCTGTGGTGGGTCAAGCTGGCATTGAGGAGCATGGTTTCAAT ATAACATCAAATGAGCCAGGCTTGGATTTAAATGAAATGCAAGTTTCTGCAAGTGCCCTAGAGGTTGACAACCAAAATgtgcataatattatgaatt tAGCCACACCAGGGTCATCAGGCATTCATAATTTATCCCAACAGCTGTATGACACCAATGTATCTGCCCAAGCTACCAGTGCAAGTACTCCAATATTTATTCCATCACCGCCCCCACGAACACCTTCACCGCCCCCACTGACACCTACGCCGGCCCCACGGACACAGGCAGCTCCACGTGCACCTATGCCTCCACGAACACCTCCACCGCGTAACAATCGGCAGCTAGCAGCAGACTCTCCACGGTCGACAGCTACAACTCCACGTCGGGCCTTATTAAGGGCACGAAGAAATAGAGGGTTGACTCCTTTTGAGCGAGCATCTCAAGAATTTGCATCGATCGAAAGGCGACGCCTTGAACATGAAGAGGCGCGAGACAAGCGCCTACATGAAAGGGACATGGAGAGTCTACGGTTGGAGGCGGAGAGGCTACGCATGGAGGCGCAGAGGACAGAGGTGGCTAAACAACACAACCAGCTGTTACATCAATTATGTGTTCTTGGTCAACATGTAATTGATGTAATATCACAGCAACGACAATTGGGAAGTCTGCCATCTACTGACCctatttag
- the LOC142975673 gene encoding uncharacterized protein LOC142975673, translated as MRAFVAVCFVALAVAVNARDTRQRRDVDLVAAASNAWEKGGGGEHHGDHHFEHGGHGEKGYKGYHGHEHGNKGHSHHEGHKGHYDEHAGHKKNHHHDDGYYGEHHHGEKGEKGHGFEEKGHYHKGHSTKGHHGIHKIDEFKKDKHFHDKHGESGFEEGYGGHHHEGGYKEGGHFDKGHKEGGFNEHEHGNKGFFEKGGHHSDHKGHHDEGANEEYWGQHEGHGSKGGHEGHKGWGWDKGHK; from the coding sequence ATGAGAGCCTTCGTCGCAGTTTGTTTCGTGGCGCTCGCCGTCGCCGTGAACGCTAGAGATACCCGACAGAGAAGAGACGTTGACCTAGTGGCAGCTGCTTCTAACGCATGGGAGAAAGGAGGTGGCGGCGAGCATCATGGGGACCATCATTTCGAACACGGAGGTCACGGTGAAAAGGGATACAAAGGATATCACGGACACGAGCACGGCAACAAGGGTCACTCCCACCATGAGGGGCACAAGGGTCACTATGACGAACACGCCGGTCACAAGAAGAACCACCATCACGACGACGGCTATTACGGCGAACACCACCACGGTGAAAAGGGCGAGAAGGGCCATGGTTTCGAAGAAAAGGGACATTACCACAAGGGCCACTCCACCAAGGGACATCACGGAATCCACAAAATAGACGAGTTCAAGAAGGACAAGCACTTCCATGACAAGCACGGAGAGTCCGGCTTCGAAGAAGGTTACGGTGGTCATCATCACGAGGGTGGATACAAGGAAGGTGGACACTTCGACAAGGGACACAAAGAGGGTGGTTTCAACGAACATGAGCACGGTAACAAGGGCTTCTTCGAAAAGGGTGGACACCACAGCGACCACAAGGGACATCACGACGAAGGTGCCAATGAGGAGTACTGGGGCCAACACGAGGGACACGGCAGCAAGGGTGGTCACGAAGGTCACAAGGGCTGGGGCTGGGACAAAGGTCATAAATAA
- the LOC142975670 gene encoding uncharacterized protein LOC142975670, with amino-acid sequence MRSSLLVAFGLLAIAALTSARELREKRDADLEPAASHHGGHWDKGGGHEHHGHHHHGHGGEDHKGHKGHHEHHHGHHGHHHHEGHKGHHGEHGGHKKHHHHDDGYHHHHHHGEKGDHGHGHEEHGHWHKGHDTKGHHGIEKHDEFKKDKHFHDHHGEKGFHDHYGGHHHEGGHKKGGHFHHGHKHGGHHEHHHDKGHHHEDGGHHHHHKGHHGEGGHHEHHHGHHDHGKKGGHEHHKSWHHKG; translated from the coding sequence ATGAGAAGTAGTCTTCTAGTGGCTTTCGGCCTTTTGGCCATCGCTGCCCTCACTTCCGCTAGGGAGCTCCGGGAAAAACGGGATGCCGATCTCGAGCCCGCCGCATCCCACCATGGAGGACACTGGGACAAGGGTGGCGGCCACGAGCACCATGGACACCACCACCATGGACATGGCGGCGAGGACCATAAGGGACACAAGGGACACCATGAACACCACCACGGACACCACGGCCACCATCACCATGAGGGACACAAAGGACACCACGGCGAGCACGGCGGACACAAGAAGCATCATCACCACGATGACGGCTaccatcatcatcaccatcacgGCGAGAAGGGCGACCACGGTCACGGCCACGAAGAGCATGGACACTGGCACAAGGGACATGACACGAAGGGACACCATGGTATCGAGAAACACGACGAGTTCAAGAAGGACAAGCACTTCCATGACCACCATGGCGAGAAAGGTTTCCATGATCATTACGGCGGTCATCATCATGAGGGCGGTCACAAGAAGGGCGGTCACTTCCACCACGGACACAAGCACGGCGGACATCATGAGCACCACCATGATAAAGGACACCACCACGAAGACGGCggccaccaccaccaccacaaGGGACACCACGGTGAAGGCGGTCACCACGAACATCATCATGGTCATCACGATCATGGCAAGAAGGGTGGTCACGAGCACCACAAGTCTTGGCACCACAAGGGCTAA